One genomic window of Myxococcota bacterium includes the following:
- a CDS encoding VIT family protein, whose translation MALHDLGLSMAQKQLTPGESLSEVLFGLIMTLTFTLGAGILTRDDPSAARDLLVATVGCNLAWGIIDGAFYVAGQVFERGRLARVGARIRAAASDEAGAAVVAEELEDLVGLAVDPAEHADLYRRVSRYVRSVPPRRVATSRADLYGAFASFWLVFLSSVPAALPFLLIPDRPWLALRVSNAILIAGLFAIGWRWARHTTLRPWLTGLTFLVIGIALVGIAVALGG comes from the coding sequence GTGGCGCTCCACGATCTCGGCTTGTCCATGGCACAGAAGCAGCTCACGCCCGGCGAGAGTCTCTCCGAGGTCCTGTTCGGGCTCATCATGACGCTGACCTTCACGCTCGGGGCGGGAATCCTGACCCGCGACGATCCCAGCGCCGCTCGCGACCTCTTGGTCGCGACGGTCGGCTGCAACCTGGCCTGGGGGATCATCGACGGGGCATTCTACGTGGCCGGCCAGGTCTTCGAGCGCGGCCGGCTGGCGCGCGTGGGCGCGCGCATCCGCGCCGCCGCGAGTGACGAGGCCGGCGCCGCGGTCGTGGCCGAGGAGCTCGAAGACCTGGTCGGGCTGGCCGTCGACCCGGCCGAGCACGCCGACCTGTACCGCCGTGTCTCACGCTACGTGCGGAGCGTTCCGCCGCGGCGTGTAGCCACGAGCCGCGCGGACCTGTACGGCGCGTTCGCGAGCTTCTGGCTGGTCTTCCTGTCGAGCGTGCCTGCCGCGCTGCCGTTTCTCTTGATTCCCGACCGCCCGTGGCTCGCGCTGCGTGTCTCCAACGCGATCCTGATCGCCGGACTGTTCGCGATCGGCTGGCGCTGGGCGCGCCATACCACGCTCCGCCCCTGGCTCACCGGGCTCACGTTCCTGGTGATCGGCATCGCGCTGGTGGGAATCGCGGTGGCGCTCGGCGGCTGA
- the ppk2 gene encoding polyphosphate kinase 2 — protein MKAKKKKGEVAVKEKMPRKEYEKELEKLHVELVKLQEWIKQEGLKVCIVFEGRDGAGKGGTIKAITERVSPRVFRVVALPAPTEREKTQMYVQRYLPHLPAAGEIVIFDRSWYNRAGVERVMGFCSEDAARTFLQVTPHAEELMVASGIILLKYWLEVSPEEQTRRLEARIDDGRKIWKLSPMDLKSYSRWYDYSRARDDMFAATDTEHAPWYVVHSNDKRRARLNLITHLLDQVPYREIKRERPKLPKRQKPGSYKESKHPLRLVQEKF, from the coding sequence ATGAAGGCCAAGAAGAAGAAGGGCGAGGTCGCGGTCAAGGAGAAGATGCCGCGCAAGGAGTACGAGAAGGAGCTCGAGAAGCTTCACGTGGAGCTGGTGAAGCTGCAGGAGTGGATCAAGCAGGAGGGCCTCAAGGTCTGCATCGTGTTCGAGGGCCGCGACGGCGCCGGCAAGGGCGGCACGATCAAGGCGATCACGGAACGCGTCAGCCCGCGCGTGTTCCGCGTGGTGGCGCTGCCCGCTCCGACCGAGCGCGAGAAGACCCAGATGTACGTGCAGCGCTATCTGCCGCACCTGCCCGCGGCGGGCGAGATCGTGATCTTCGACCGCAGCTGGTACAACCGCGCCGGCGTGGAGCGGGTCATGGGCTTCTGCAGCGAAGACGCCGCCCGTACCTTCCTACAAGTGACTCCGCATGCGGAGGAGCTGATGGTCGCCTCGGGCATCATCCTGCTCAAGTACTGGCTCGAGGTGAGTCCCGAGGAGCAGACGCGCCGGCTCGAGGCGCGCATCGACGACGGGCGCAAGATCTGGAAGCTCTCGCCCATGGACCTGAAGTCCTACTCGCGCTGGTACGACTACTCGCGCGCGCGCGACGACATGTTCGCGGCCACCGACACCGAGCACGCGCCCTGGTACGTCGTGCACTCGAACGACAAGCGGCGCGCGCGCCTGAACCTCATCACCCACCTGCTCGACCAGGTCCCCTACAGAGAGATCAAGCGCGAGCGACCCAAGCTGCCCAAGCGCCAGAAGCCGGGCAGCTACAAGGAGTCGAAGCACCCGTTGCGCCTGGTCCAGGAGAAGTTCTGA